The Amycolatopsis coloradensis sequence TGACGCCGAGACCGCGGCCATGCCGGTGGCGAACGCGACGGCGTCGTCGAATCCTTCGAGTTCGGCCAGCGCCTTCTCGAAGCGTTCGACGGTCGGGTTGCTCAGCCGCCCGTAGACCGGGAGCCCGGACAGTGAGCCCGAGGCGGCGAATTCGTCGATGCGGCCCGCCTCCTCGACGCTGTCCCGCGACGGGTAGGTCGTGGACAGGTCGAGCGGAGCGGCGTGGACGCCGAGGTCCGTGAGATCGTCACGGCCGGCGTGGACGGCTCGGGTGCGCAGCGTTGCGGTCATACCCCAGATGGTGCGTTTTTCTTCGGATCGTCCGCAATATCCTCGGATATCATTCGCCGATGTCGGATTCCGTCGAACTGAGCACGGTTGATCTTCGTATTCTGCGGCTCTTGCAGAACGACGCCCGGATCTCCAACAAGGATCTCGCGGCCGAGGTCGGCATCGCGCCCTCGACCTGTCTCGACCGCGTCAACCGGCTGCGCGAGCTCGGGGTGATCACCGGCCAGCGCGCCGAGGTGGACGCCGCCAAACTCGGCCGCCCGCTCGAAGCGCTCCTGTTCGTCCAGGTGCGGCCGCACCGGCGGGCGCTCGTCGACTCGTTCGTCGAACATCTGCTGGCCCTGCCCGAGGTCCGCGCCGTCTACCACCTGACCGGCCCGGACGACTTCCTCGCGCATGTCGCCACCGCGTCGGCGACCGAGCTGCAACGGCTGGTCCTCGACGAACTGACCGCCCGCGACGAGGTCGCCCGGGTGCACACGAACCTGGTCTTCCAGCACTGGAGCGGGGGACCTTTGCTACCGCCCGGCTAATCGATCCGGACCTTGAAGGGATGCGTGACGTCGGTCGGGCACGTGAAGACGTTCAGCACCCCCTGGCGGCGGAAGGACCAGCCCGCCGCCTCGCCCCCGGCGACCTCGCATCCGCAGCCGACCTCGTGCTCCTCCGAGGCCAGCGCGATCGTCTGGCGCAGGTCGGCGCCGCATTCCCGGCAGCCCAGCTCGTGCCGATCGGTCGCGTCCCAGGCGGTCCAGCCGCCGATCTTCGAGTACTGGTCCAGCTCCGGCCAGCCCTCCGGGTCTTCGCCCGCGCCTTCGGGGATGCCGAGCGCGGCGCGGGTCTCGGCCGGGAAGTCGCAGAGCCGGGGCAGTTCGTCGATCGAGCACGGTTCGAAAACGCAGGGATCCGGCACGTAGGCGGCTTCGGCGTTCTCGGGGGCCGGAGGCGGGTCCGCGATGTCCCGCACCTCGCCCGAATCACGCCAGACCAGCCGGACCGCGGGCCCCTGGTGATGCGGGCTGTCGTGCTCCATCGGGCAGAAAAGGATCTGCAGGACGTCGGTGTCCTCGGGGAACGGCAGCTCCGGGAAGTCGTCGCGGAAGAACTGCGCCGCGACGACCATCGCCGGGACGGGCTCGTCGAGCGGATGGCCGCCCGCCCACGCGTCGTCGGAGGCGTCCGGGTCGGGCGGCCAGGTCACCGGGCACTCCGGCCACGGCTCGTCCGACGGCCAGAGCAGCGGGCCGCCGAAGTGGCTTTCGTCCGGACCCGGCACTCCCGGCGCGGGATGCAGCCGGATGGCCGTCCGGACCAGATCGTTCAGACCGGGGATGGGCATCCCGTCGTAGGTGAGCTGGCGCACTCCCGGGAGCTTAGAGGTCCGGCAGCGGGTCTTCAGGTTTCGCACCGTCCCGCATGATCTCGGCGTCTGCGGCGTGGACGACCGATATGTACTCGTCGTCGATCTCGTAGTCGACGCCGTTGAACTTGAACCACGGGACGGTCGCCGTGTCGACCGGTCCGATCCGGTGGTTTCGCAGGGTCGTCGCGACGACCCGTTTCGGGGTCTTCCGGCTCAGGTACCCGGTGGTGAGGACCGTGATCGTCTTGCGGGTCACCGCGAAGAACACGCTGGGATTGGTACTGCCGAGGATGTCGGCCGGGAACACGTAGTGGATCTCGTCGTCCGGATCGAGGAGCTCCTTGATCCGCTTCCTGACCCCCGAGGAAACCGGCATGCCACCAAGTTACCGGGCCGAGTAGTCCTTGAACCCCTTTCCGGTCTTCCGGCCGAGCCGTCCGGCGGTCACGAGGTGTTCCAGCAGCGGCGCGGGCGCGAAGCCCTCTTCGCGGAACTCGTTGTACAGAGTCCGCTGGATCGCCAGGGAGACGTCCAGCCCGACGACGTCGAGCAGTTCGAACGGGCCCATCGGCAGGCCGCAACCCACCTTCATCGCGGTGTCGATGTCGTCGGCTTCCGCGTAGTGCGCCTCGAGCATCTTCACCGCGTCGTTCAGGTACGGGAACAGCAGCGCGTTGACGATGAACCCGGCACGGTCGCCACAGTGCACGGGATGCTTGCCCACGGCCGCGCAGACGGCGTCGACCGTCGCGATCACGTCGGGCGCGGTGGCGATGGTCGAGACGACCTCGACGAGTTTCATCACCGGCGCCGGATTGAAGAAGTGAACGCCGACCACGTCCGAAGGCCGCGAGGTGGCGGCCGCGCATTCGATGACCGGAAGGGACGACGTGGTCGTCGCCAGGACCGCGCCCGGCTTCACGACGTCGTCGAGCGCGGCGAAGACCGCCTGCTTGACGGCCAGGTCTTCGGCCACCGCCTCGACGACGAGGTCGACGTCGGCCAGTTCGTCGAACTCCACCGCCGGCGAGATCCGGCCGAGCGCGGCGGCGGCGTCCTCCTCGGACAGCTTGCCCTTGACGACGGCCTTGTCCAGCGACTTCTTCACCCGCGCGACCGACGCCGCGGCCTTCTCCGCGCTCCGCGCCCGCAGGATGACCTCGTAACCGCGTTTCGCGAACACCTCGACGATGCCCGTAGCCATGGTCCCGGTCCCGACGACGCCGACCTTGCGCACCTCACGAGGCGCCACGATGTCCGAT is a genomic window containing:
- a CDS encoding Lrp/AsnC family transcriptional regulator produces the protein MSDSVELSTVDLRILRLLQNDARISNKDLAAEVGIAPSTCLDRVNRLRELGVITGQRAEVDAAKLGRPLEALLFVQVRPHRRALVDSFVEHLLALPEVRAVYHLTGPDDFLAHVATASATELQRLVLDELTARDEVARVHTNLVFQHWSGGPLLPPG